The following coding sequences lie in one Arachis hypogaea cultivar Tifrunner chromosome 4, arahy.Tifrunner.gnm2.J5K5, whole genome shotgun sequence genomic window:
- the LOC112796223 gene encoding patellin-4, translating into MTAEVTAQEETQQRASEVPAEEPRKNVAAAKEEEEEKVLEVEESKAETMGKSSSYREESNFLSDLKEFERKALNELKAKLEEALLGHNLFDEKTEESKKMNEVTEEDNKKEEEVKKQGADEEGEEPVKEQEEKKSEEEEKSVEVEKDVSLWGVPILPSKGDEGTDVVLLKFLRAREFKVSDAFEMLKKTLKWRKESSIDSVVDEDFGPGLGSAACMSGVDREGHPVCYNIYGVFDNEELYQKSFGSEEKRIEFLRWRCQMMEKGIQKLNFKPGGVTSLLQVNDLKNSPGPSKKELRIAVKQVVSLLQDNYPELVAKHIFINVPFWYYAVSALLSPFLTQRTKRKFVVARPAKVTETLIKYIPIEEIPVQYGGFKREDDTEFCSEDGAVSELTLKAASTATIEIPTLEVGNTLCWDVTVLGWEVSYKEEFVPSDEGSYTIIVQKGKKMGSQEGPVRNTFRNNEAGKVVLTIDNTSNKKKRVWYRYKTIKNTF; encoded by the exons ATGACTGCTGAGGTTACTGCTCAAGAAGAGACCCAACAAAGAGCTTCTGAGGTTCCTGCTGAAGAGCCACGGAAGAATGTTGCTGctgcaaaagaagaagaagaagagaaggttcTTGAAGTGGAAGAATCCAAGGCAGAAACAATGGGGAAGAGCTCATCCTACAGGGAAGAGAGCAACTTCCTCTCTGATCTCAAAGAGTTTGAGAGAAAAGCCTTGAATGAGCTCAAGGCTAAGCTTGAGGAAGCTTTATTGGGACACAACCTGTTTGATGAAAAGACAGAAGAGtcaaagaagatgaatgaagttaCTGAAGAGGATaataagaaggaagaagaagttaaAAAGCAAGGTGCTGATGAGGAGGGTGAGGAACCAGTGAAGGaacaagaggagaagaaaagtgaAGAAGAGGAGAAAAGTGTTGAAGTGGAGAAGGATGTGTCTCTTTGGGGGGTACCCATTTTGCCAAGCAAAGGAGATGAAGGGACTGATGTAGTTCTTCTCAAGTTCCTGAGGGCTAGGGAGTTCAAGGTCAGTGATGCATTTGAGATGCTGAAGAAGACCCTGAAATGGAGGAAGGAATCCAGCATTGATTCTGTTGTGGATGAGGATTTTGGACCTGGGTTGGGTTCTGCAGCATGCATGAGTGGTGTTGATCGTGAAGGGCACCCAGTGTGCTACAACATCTATGGTGTGTTTGATAATGAGGAGCTTTACCAGAAGAGCTTTGGATCAGAGGAGAAGCGCATTGAGTTCTTGAGGTGGAGGTGCCAGATGATGGAGAAGGGTATTCAGAAGCTCAATTTCAAGCCAGGTGGTGTCACTTCCTTGCTTCAAGTCAATGACCTTAAGAACTCCCCTGGACCCTCCAAGAAAGAGCTCAGAATTGCAGTAAAGCAAGTTGTTTCACTTTTGCAGGATAATTACCCTGAATTGGTGGCCAAACAT ATTTTCATCAATGTTCCTTTTTGGTACTATGCTGTAAGTGCACTTTTATCTCCTTTCTTGACCCAAAGAACAAAGAGAAAATTTGTGGTTGCTCGCCCTGCTAAGGTCACTGAAACACTTATCAA ATACATTCCAATTGAGGAGATTCCAGTTCAATATGGTGGTTTCAAGAGGGAAGATGACACAGAGTTCTGTTCCGAAGATGGTGCTGTTTCAGAACTCACTCTCAAGGCTGCATCAACTGCAACTATTGAGATTCCTACATTGGAG GTTGGGAACACATTGTGTTGGGATGTGACAGTGCTGGGTTGGGAAGTGAGTTACAAAGAAGAATTTGTTCCTTCAGATGAGGGTTCATACACAATCATTGtgcagaaagggaagaaaatggGTTCACAAGAAGGGCCTGTTAGGAACACTTTTAGGAACAATGAAGCAGGGAAAGTTGTGCTCACCATAGACAACacatcaaacaagaagaagagggTTTGGTACCGATACAAGACCATCAAGAACACTTTTTGA
- the LOC112796222 gene encoding berberine bridge enzyme-like 8, producing the protein MVVRSNNIRALPSLLLVLPIIVVLLVSLAPCSTSASNSNPSAHNTFIHCLVNHSDSSHPISSAIFTPRNASFTSVLDSYVRNLRFNTSTTRKPYLIITALHVSHVQAAVVCGQRHNLQMKIRSGGHDYEGVSYVAEVPFFILDMFNLRSIEVDIESETAWVQAGAQLGEVYYNIAKKSKGHGFPAGVCPTVGVGGHISGGGYGNMMRKYGLSVDNVVDAQIVDVQGRLLDRESMGEDLFWAIRGGGGGSFGVVIAYKIKLVKVPEKVTVFSVYRTLEENATDIVYNWQHVAPTIDNDLFIRLIMDVVNATQNGTKTLRANFIALYLGDSKTLISLLHDKFPQLGLKQQDCIETTWLQSVLFWTNINISTPLEVLLDRQPQSPVNFLKRKSDYVKKPISKEGLEGIFNKMIELVDTILYFNPYGGRMAEIPSTETPFPHRAGRLWKVQYQANWKTPGKDVADYYIDLTRKLHKYMTPFVSNNPREAFFNYKDLDLGINHNGKNSYVQGRVYGVDYFNQNFNRLVQIKTKVDPSNFFRNEQSIPTLPH; encoded by the exons atggtaGTTCGTTCTAATAATATTAGAGCATTACCATCATTATTACTAGTTCTTCCCATTATTGTTGTGTTATTAGTTTCCTTAGCACCATGTTCAACTTCAGCTTCAAATTCAAATCCCTCAGCTCACAATACATTCATTCATTGCCTTGTAAACCATTCAGATTCTTCTCACCCAATAAGCTCAGCAATTTTCACACCAAGAAATGCCTCATTCACTTCGGTGCTGGATTCCTACGTTAGAAACCTTCGTTTCAACACGTCCACAACAAGAAAACCATACCTCATAATCACTGCTTTGCATGTATCTCACGTGCAAGCAGCGGTTGTTTGTGGTCAAAGGCACAACCTGCAAATGAAAATCCGAAGCGGCGGGCATGACTACGAAGGAGTGTCATATGTGGCTGAAGTGCCGTTCTTCATCCTAGACATGTTCAACCTAAGATCAATTGAGGTTGACATAGAGAGTGAAACAGCTTGGGTACAGGCAGGTGCACAGTTAGGTGAGGTGTACTATAATATTGCTAAGAAGAGCAAAGGTCATGGATTCCCAGCAGGGGTTTGTCCCACAGTTGGTGTTGGAGGGCACATAAGTGGTGGTGGCTATGGCAATATGATGAGAAAATATGGTCTTTCAGTCGACAACGTTGTTGATGCACAAATAGTTGATGTTCAAG GTAGACTACTTGATAGAGAATCAATGGGAGAAGATCTGTTTTGGGCCATTAGAGGTGGCGGTGGTGGTAGCTTTGGTGTTGTGATTGCCTACAAAATCAAGCTTGTTAAAGTCCCAGAGAAAGTTACTGTGTTCAGTGTTTATAGAACCTTAGAAGAAAATGCCACTGACATAGTTTATAATTGGCAACATGTTGCACCTACCATTGACAATGACCTCTTCATTAGGCTTATCATGGATGTGGTGAATGCAACACAAAATGGAACCAAGACGCTTAGGGCTAACTTCATAGCCTTGTACCTTGGTGACTCCAAAaccctaatttctctcttgcatGACAAGTTTCCTCAATTGGGTTTGAAGCAACAAGATTGCATTGAAACAACTTGGCTTCAATCGGTGCTCTTTTGGACTAACATCAACATTTCAACTCCTCTTGAGGTCTTGCTTGATAGGCAACCACAATCACCAGTCAACTTCTTGAAAAGGAAATCTGATTATGTGAAGAAACCAATTTCAAAAGAGGGTTTGGAAGGAATTTTCAACAAGATGATTGAGTTGGTAGATACTATACTGTATTTCAATCCTTATGGTGGAAGAATGGCTGAGATTCCATCAACAGAAACTCCTTTTCCTCATAGGGCTGGCAGATTATGGAAGGTTCAGTACCAAGCAAATTGGAAAACTCCAGGGAAAGATGTTGCTGATTACTACATTGACTTGACTAGGAAACTTCATAAGTACATGACTCCTTTTGTGTCCAACAACCCTAGAGAGGCTTTCTTCAATTACAAGGATCTTGATTTGGGAATTAACCATAATGGTAAGAACAGCTATGTGCAAGGTAGGGTTTATGGGGTtgactatttcaatcaaaacTTCAATAGGTTGGTTCAAATTAAGACCAAGGTTGATCCTTCCAACTTCTTTAGGAATGAACAAAGCATCCCTACCCTGCCACATTAG